In Cryptomeria japonica chromosome 10, Sugi_1.0, whole genome shotgun sequence, a genomic segment contains:
- the LOC131064332 gene encoding subtilisin-like protease SBT1.5: MDVRSVSFVLLALFMAGYVLGVEYMEPSSVYIVHMDKSAMPREFPTHVHWYTWILSSVKGVKDQQNIEEEDLYLYTYDTVMHGFSAMLTQSQLDMLEEMPGHLSSFPDSLATMDTTHSTEFLELSPEKGILPESRFGQDIIVGMLDTGIWPESQSFHDDGMGPVPARWKGICQNGTDFDSSLCNKKLIGARYFNKGLMAMSGKLSLDADYDSPRDFEGHGSHTSSTAGGNYVEDVDFYGYAPGKARGVAPAARVAMYKVIWINGSTGSDALAAMETAISDGVDVMSMSFGYLSPPYFQDAIAIGALAAIKKGVVVVCSAGNSGQRGIMHNGAPWIFTIGASTIDRDFGAILKLGDGSITKGSSFYTNQNRSYHLSESKLIYESGDPACLRPFDPVIVNGTVLLCKNMSFSLIPVLLAAGARGVVVVSPNVPAMSFPTNLLPRVVLNAEDGAALVKYVSSTSNPVVEMQLGLTLLGVKPAPAIASFTSRGPYPPSQNILKPDVTAPGVNILAAWLPNTTIGDKYAIVSGTSMSCPHVAGLVVLMKAVHSEWSPAMIKSALMTTSYTHDNSNNAIIDIGFNGSAATPFDMGAGHVDPNKAMDPGLVYDLSVEDYVNYLCSLNYTTQQIQSITGAPVSCSSGLDLGSDGLNYPSFTAVFNKNATSSSSSTFKRTLTNVGDDISYYNAVVEVPKGLKVHVVPDVLEFKEKFEKVNFTVTVEVEEGVVSEFVLYGYLSWVDKKEHVVKSPVVALFQ, from the coding sequence ATGGATGTTAGGAGCGTTTCATTTGTTCTTTTAGCCTTGTTCATGGCTGGTTATGTTCTGGGTGTAGAATATATGGAACCTTCCTCAGTCTATATAGTCCATATGGATAAGTCTGCTATGCCTAGAGAATTCCCTACTCATGTTCACTGGTATACATGGATTCTTTCATCTGTGAAAGGAGTAAAGGACCAGCAGAACATAGAGGAGGAGGATTTGTATCTTTACACTTACGATACTGTAATGCATGGCTTCAGCGCCATGCTAACACAGTCGCAGCTGGATATGCTCGAGGAGATGCCCGGTCATCTATCATCATTTCCAGATTCATTGGCAACCATGGATACCACACATTCCACGGAATTTCTTGAACTCAGTCCTGAGAAGGGTATTTTGCCAGAGTCCCGATTTGGGCAAGACATAATTGTGGGAATGCTGGATACTGGAATTTGGCCGGAGAGCCAGAGTTTCCATGATGATGGAATGGGACCAGTCCCTGCGAGATGGAAGGGGATTTGCCAAAACGGTACAGACTTCGACTCCTCCCTCTGCAACAAAAAGCTGATAGGAGCGCGCTACTTCAACAAAGGCTTGATGGCCATGTCCGGGAAGCTCAGCCTTGATGCCGACTACGATTCTCCAAGAGACTTCGAAGGCCATGGAAGTCACACGTCGTCTACTGCAGGAGGTAACTATGTGGAAGATGTTGATTTCTACGGTTATGCTCCTGGCAAAGCACGTGGTGTGGCTCCCGCGGCGCGAGTTGCAATGTACAAGGTCATATGGATCAACGGCAGTACAGGATCTGATGCATTGGCTGCAATGGAGACTGCAATTAGTGATGGAGTTGATGTAATGTCTATGTCATTTGGCTACCTCTCGCCTCCCTATTTCCAAGATGCTATAGCCATTGGAGCCTTAGCGGCTATAAAGAAAGGTGTTGTTGTGGTATGCTCTGCAGGCAACAGTGGGCAACGCGGAATTATGCACAACGGAGCCCCATGGATTTTCACAATAGGTGCCAGCACGATCGATAGAGACTTTGGAGCTATTTTGAAATTGGGCGATGGTAGCATCACCAAAGGCTCCTCTTTCTACACTAACCAAAATAGGAGCTATCACCTATCTGAGAGCAAACTCATTTACGAAAGCGGAGACCCTGCATGTCTAAGACCATTCGATCCTGTCATAGTGAACGGGACGGTGCTGTTGTGCAAAAATATGAGCTTTTCGCTTATTCCAGTTTTGTTAGCTGCAGGAGCCCGAGGAGTGGTTGTAGTGTCGCCGAATGTTCCTGCTATGTCTTTTCCTACCAACCTTTTGCCCAGAGTCGTCTTGAATGCGGAAGATGGAGCAGCTCTAGTGAAATATGTTTCTTCAACGTCAAATCCCGTAGTGGAAATGCAGTTGGGTCTGACGTTGCTAGGTGTGAAGCCTGCACCTGCGATAGCGTCTTTTACCTCTCGAGGGCCGTATCCACCAAGCCAAAATATTCTGAAACCCGATGTCACAGCTCCTGGGGTAAATATTTTGGCAGCGTGGCTTCCAAACACAACTATTGGAGACAAATATGCCATTGTCTCTGGCACTTCAATGTCATGTCCCCATGTGGCCGGGCTCGTGGTTCTGATGAAAGCCGTTCACAGTGAGTGGAGTCCTGCGATGATCAAGTCTGCTCTAATGACCACTTCTTACACGCATGACAATTCCAACAATGCCATTATCGACATCGGCTTCAACGGCAGCGCTGCAACGCCCTTTGATATGGGTGCAGGCCACGTCGATCCTAATAAAGCCATGGATCCTGGACTTGTCTACGACCTGAGCGTGGAGGACTACGTCAACTATCTCTGTAGTCTTAATTACACCACTCAGCAAATTCAATCAATCACTGGAGCACCTGTTTCGTGTTCCAGCGGCCTCGACTTGGGTTCTGACGGTCTAAACTATCCTTCCTTCACTGCAGTATTCAACAAGAATGCCACTTCCTCCTCCTCTTCGACATTCAAGAGAACGTTGACAAATGTAGGAGATGATATATCGTATTATAACGCAGTCGTTGAGGTCCCCAAAGGACTCAAAGTACATGTGGTTCCTGATGTTCTGGAATTTAAAGAAAAATTTGAGAAGGTCAACTTTACTGTCACTGTGGAGGTAGAGGAAGGTGTGGTGAGCGAATTTGTTTTGTATGGATATTTGAGTTGGGTTGATAAGAAAGAGCATGTGGTGAAAAGTCCTGTGGTGGCACTCTTTCAATAA